The following nucleotide sequence is from Salvia splendens isolate huo1 chromosome 2, SspV2, whole genome shotgun sequence.
TTCGCTGCCATCTAGTGCGTGTTGTGTCGTGGTAGAGTACATTCCCGGTGGGACGTTAAAGAAGCTCCTGATTAAGAACAGCAAGAAGAAATTGGGATTCAAGATTGTGGTTCAACTTGCTCTGGATCTTGCTAGAGGGTGAGAAAAACTCTATGCTTGTGTTCATCGTTCCACGGTCTTATTCATTGCTTCTCATTTTCCACTTCGGCTCCAATTCTTGCAGCTTGAGCTATCTCCACTCCATGAAAATCGTGCACCGTGATGTCAAGGCGGAGAACATGTTGCTCGATGCTAACAGAACTCTGAAAATCGCGGATTTTGGCGTTGCTCGAGTTGAAGCTCAGAATCCGAGGGACATGACTGGAAACACCGGGACTCTTGGCTACATGGCGCCAGAGGTATGTTATTGTTCCCTCTTGCAATCGAGAATTCAGCTGATTACTTAAACCCATGGCTCATCGAATTTGGAAATTTAGGTTCTTGATGGGAAGCCTTACAATCGGAAATGCGATGTGTATAGCTTTGGCATATGCTTGTGGGAAATATACTGCTGCAGCACACCTTATCCTAATCTGAGCTTTGCTGAAGTCTCTGCTGCTGTGGTTCAGCAGGTCtgtattttctttttgtggttcgggttttaaaaaatgtgaaggAATGTGAGTCCCGGCTTATGTGTGGAACGAGTTGAAGGAATATGAAGCCTACCGACCATatttagtaaaagtgaaatgataTAAGTAATAGTGGACGggccaaaatgacaaaatgagacgtGTAATCCCgaacagagagagtattaactttttttttggctttataaaaatgaaaatgcacCATTCCTATGCATTGACAACCTTACATCTGCATATGATGCTAGAATCTGAGGCCAGAAATCCCAAGATGCTGCCCAGCACCGTTTGCGAACATTATGCGTAGATGTTGGGATGCGAAGCCCGAGAACCGGCCTGAGATGGACGAGGTTGTGAGGATGCTGGAAGCAGTGGACACGAGCAAAGGCGGTGGGATGATACCGGACGATGAGGCAAGTGGTTGCTTTTGTTTTAGACCTAGTCGCGGCCCATGAGGGCGGTGTTTTCGACCTCGGTTCATGTGCAATAGCCTGATCTAGTAGTTAAGGTTTGAGTGAAATGTGGAACTGAGATTTCTTGAAATTTGTAAGTATGTTAAACAATTTGAGAAAAATAATGTATCATTTTGGTTGAAGAAATGCTTCTATtcctactttttatttatagatTTTGATCAACTTTGGGTTATTACTTATTAGAGTGAAAAAAAGGAGAGAATTGTGAAAATAAATGAGAACTCAAATATGAATATGGAGACATTCAGTTTAGACATTGGAGGAatgagtcccattattcacaaatccactcttaaagaccgaaccaccgaaccataccaaattagggtttttagatctagttttttatggatgagagacacaaatttatcaattattttcgccttcatcacgagcatattttaattcatccgaaggtatataagtcatactaacatgttacgaagatttaacttcattccagtagggttttacttcattccagtaggtttttatttcattccagtaggattattacttcattccagtacgtaaatgcggtttcaccatcgcgtgccgttcttcatctctctacaatatctatcaccaccgccacaacgctgatatggtgtaataaacacatggaatgatgtaataaattattggaatgatgtatgtgtagaagcatgtgaagtcctactggaatgaagtaaaaatcttatccaatgaagtaataacgtttctgaatgaagtaataaacgcacttgaataaattgcattttttaatgtaaataaagtaaaaattcaggtcaatgaattcaaatgaaacatatgttgaatcatttcaaaacctactggaagaaagtaaaaacatgttgtagtttcaaagtattacgtacggaatgaagtaataaatctatacaatgaagtaaaatgagcttgtaatgaagaccgaaaaatttacacaacagcacatctcataaaaaaaactagatctaatggcccagatttggtctctagttcggtttttaaaattggttcgacattgatcacaactcttgGAGgaatagtattttcttttatatagaTTTATAATTCCTTATTCAACGAGAGAAAACAGATTTATTGCAAAATACTAATAGATCGAGATAATcgaataataataaatgaataaatgtgAATCACTCTTAACAAATATAGTAACTAAAATATTGCACTCGTTATACTTGCGCTTTAGGACTAACTACTTTAATGgagtaaattaataaataacttTATCATCTAAAAAAAGTCGTACAACAttgatttcaaaattatcaattATCCCCATTTAATTAGGTGTACTAACTACTATAGTAGGCTTCCATAAATTTAGCTTGAACTggaaaactaaaaatataatcatAATTCATCCTCAAATTATTGACAGTTGAacaaaatatcccaaaataatagtagtatagtatataaaattgaaatgttCGAACAatcataaaactaataaaaatcaATAGTTCGAATATTGAACTGtaaattttcataaatgaaCTTGAAAGTCAAAAATATGTAACCGGACATAATGTAATTTAGTTAGTAAAAAATTTCCCGATCAATAAAATGTGATGTTCGAGTTGCGTAATGTTTGGCaaaactaaattttaattttggtagaaatgaattaaaaggagtatttttatataaaaaaattatttagaaATGGAAACTTGTAGGAATGAGATTTACACGTATGTCAAAATCCCCAAATTGGGCAATTTCTGCATCAATTTATGCAAGGTTTTAAGAAACCCCTTTCTTCTACGCCACTGTTTTTCTATATAAATGCCGGCGCTTCCATTAGCAGTTAGcacctctcttcttcctcctcttcatcttcaaaaCCCACTCCATTTCCGGCCGGATCTCATCAGCCTCTGCGGAGCTGTTCGATTCTTCAATAATATGGGACACGCGGACATGATGTCGGATTTCCTCCGCCAATGCGGCGGCGTGGCCGTGATCGACGGTGGTTTCGCGACGGAGCTCGAACGCCACGGCGCGGATCTCAACGACCCTCTTTGGAGCGCCAAATGCCTCCTCACCTCCCCCGACCTCATCCGCAGAGTATATGATCttttctctgttttttttttcaatttttttttccagttttatgtttcaattgatGGCCCCTTTTGATTATTGATCTCAGTTTTTGTTAAAAATCGTACTAGTACGTATATTTTTTTGGTGTgctatgtgtaataattatgaAAGTGTGTTACTAGATTTTAGTGAGATTATGGTTGTATCTCTCTAAAAAAAGGCAGAAAGAGAAGAGTATGAGCTGGCCAAGTAAGAGGTTTTGCAGTGAGTGGAGTGGATGTGATGCTTTAAGTCTAAGTTGGGAAAAGAACAAATTTCATAATGAGGGGTTGCCCACCGTTTATCCATTTCTATCTAGCTACCTTTTGCATCTATGGTGTGGTGTCACGGATTGCAATTAAATAATCTATGAGGTCATTATAATATGATATAATTTCAGTTGGAGAAGAAGGTTTTGTTTTTTGACTGGTCCCCTCTTTTCAAAAAGAGAATTTTGGAAGTCTTTGCATAAATGGTTTGTCTTCTACTTAATTGGTTTGTGATTTCAGCTGAGGTTTACTGAAATTAATCTCAGATGATTAAAAGCTCACATGTAGATTTCGGATGATTTCAGCTGAGGTTTACTGAAATTAATCTCAGATGATTAAAAGCTCACATGTAGATTTCGGATTTTTCCAATTAGGAGCTAATCACAAGACACTGGATCTGGATGAGTGTGTTTCATAGGTTTAGtttaaattaggattttgtttaatttaatggAGGAAGTAGTGGTTATTTCGTAAGGATGGATTTTCGACAGTTGATCATATTGCTGCTAGATCGAAAACATTTTTATCTGTCAAACTCAAGCTTTAGCTTTGAGCAGGTACACCTTGACTACCTTGAAGCAGGTGCAGATATAATACTCACAGCTTCTTATCAGGTGATTCCTTGCTCCCTCTCAAAATGAACGTCTTGCCATGGGAATGTATATGTGAGACTGAACTTTATCACTTCTCAAATTGAACAGGCGACTATTCAAGGGTTTAAGAACCAAGGTTATTCTGTGGAACAAGGTGAGAATATGCTCAGAAAGAGTGTGGAACTTGCACGTGAGGCGCGTGACATATACTACACTAGGTGTCAGGAAGCTCCGATTAAAGATAGTACCGGCGATAAAATTCTCAAGCAGCACCAAATTCTGGTTGCAGCATCTGTTGGAAGTTACGGGGCCCACCTGGCTGATGGATCGGAATATAGGTGCTTTGATGCAAGCTTTCTGGATTTAATATCTTGTCATTGCGTTCAATGTTTCCAAACCTTTTAATGATCATCAACGTATTTGCACTAGATGACATTGTTTCCAAACCTTATAATGATCATCAACTTATTTGCACTAGATGACATTTTCCTCCTTTACGAAATGTGCATATTAGTAGTAAATGCTAATACTTATACTTCGTGACATCCAGCGGTGACTATGGAGATGCTATGAATTTGGAGTTCTTGAAGGATTTTCATCGAAAGAGGGTCAAGGTTCTTGCAGATGCTGGTCCTGATCTTATAGCCTTCGAAACAGTACCAAACAGGCTGGAAGCGCAGGTACGGATACTCTATTCTCCAAAGCTGCCTTCTATTTCTCTCCGAATATAGCAAGAAATTAGAATCGACTTGTCTACCATATCTTATAGACTTTTTTCAGGTTGATTCTGATGTGAAATTTGAATAGATGTAGTAATACATCTAAAGTTTGATGCTGTTTTTTTTACGTAATTCTGATGTGAACCAGGCATTTGCTATGCTTCTCgaggaagaaaatattaatattcCCGCATGGCTATCCTTCAATTCTAAGGATGGAATCAATGTGGTTAGTGGCGATTCCATCACTGAATGTGTCGCTGCTGCTGAGTCATCGAACAAAGTTGTTGCTGTTGGAATCAACTGCACCCCGCCCCGATTTATCAGGGATCTGGTTCTATCCATCAAGAAGGTATCAGTTTTCTGttttacacttttttttgtTCGATCTGTTTCTTTGCTTGTCAGCTACGATTTTAACCTTTCCTATGTACTTGCCAACTCCTCATATTCAAACAATTTTGAAAGATTACActtgatttattttcttatcTTGATTGTAAAAATGAATATTGACAAGCTGTAGCTGACAATATCAATGTTTGCTGCTCTTGACTCCGTTTCAGGTGACGTCCAAACCAATACTTATTTACCCGAACAGCGGTGAGAGTTATGATGCTGATATAAAGCAGTGGGTGGTAAGCTCCTTCACTCTGTTGTCAATTGTACTTCTGGAAATGAATGATAAGAGCCTCCTAACACATGGCTTGTTCAATTTTTTGCAGCAACATACAGGAGTTTCTGACAAAGATTTCGCCTCGTACGTAAACAAATGGTGCGAAGCAGGAGCATCGCTTGTAGGAGGTTGCTGCCGTACTACTCCCCACACCATCAGATCCATCTATGGAACCCTCTCGTGTAAATCTGCCGATCCATCTTTAGTGTTCGAGGCGCCACGACTCCAACCCAGCGAAGGTTAGCCGACTTGGGAAGAGGCTCAGTCAGCATCTGGAAAGAGGCTGTTTTGTTATGTTTTTTCCACGTCTGTAAAACTTGTGTGTTATGCTTTTGTTTCCCCTTTTCAGGCTAAAAATACCGTTTTCTTCCATCACATATTGTTCATTACTGTGTTACTTATATAGGTACAAAATCATCTTTCCACCATTAATTTCTGGATTTACTGCATTAAAAATCACAACTTTTAGGTCATTTGATTTTGTAATCCTTAATTTGGACAAATACATAAGAGTGAAATAATATTGATGACAAAGGCTGaaattttattacttcatcttaaaTTTCAACACACTTAtaatattactccatccatTTTACAGAATGCAACTAAAGGCTCAAGCAGTAAGAGAACCTCATCAACAACTTTGATAAAGAATCAAGACTGAGTTCTGCAATACCTAAGAACTTGCATAAATCAAGAGTCGAAACCAGAGTAAACCCCGTTGTCTCTTAGCAGCCTCTTTTCTTCTTCAACATAGTTCTTGGTTCTGCTCGCTTGTACCTATGATACTCTTGTTTATTTTCCTTCATAAGATTAAGTTAGTGataaaatatatacatatttttataagaaCTCTTGTATATCTGAAATTCTTAAATTAAATTTGGGCGTTACctgttatataaatataaatataattaaaattgataaCTTAATATTAGGTGCCATGAACTTAACATTAGACTAGAGTAAAGAGGAAACTAAATGTAAAAATAGTTTTTTTCCTGAACTTGTTTGTCATGCTTCTTAATTAAAGCTCAAACAAAACTAATTTATCTTTGATCTGAAATTAAAagtcaataataatatttacgCATTGGTAAAAAATAATGATATAGagtgatttgatgtgaaaaaaatggaaaaaagaaaGGCATGAAAGACAATGACACGATCTTTAGGCATAGGCCCAAGTCAATAGACTTGATTTGAATTAAGTTAAAGTTTTTGAGGAAATTTATGTAAACTTGTTTTACACCCAATGGTAAAGTTTCACATCATAATTTAAAGcttgtctcattttttttcttcaaaaaattATACTCATACGTCCATGAAAgattatcttatttttttcattttggtcaatCCACCAAAATTAGTGTTTTTTTcaatgatgaaaattttctcAACACTAATTTTTCATAGATAGTTGGAGGATATACAAATTGTTATTTTTCCCCTTTAATTTTGATATTGTGATTTTTGACATAATCAATACATTTATTTTTCGAACTAAATAAAAGTTAATGCATATAATATGCATAATTATGCTGTTATTGAAGCTAGTTTACAGCAAAAGATATTGGGCTTCAAAGGTCCACTACTATTACTACTCTTATTTGGGCCAACTAAAACTTTTATTTGGCAATACTTAATCCTTAAATAATtatggaataattaaaataatacatataCTTATATTCAATTGTTTAGTGCATTAACAGATggaaaatatacaaatattatagCGCTGGCCACAAatgtt
It contains:
- the LOC121767123 gene encoding serine/threonine-protein kinase STY13-like isoform X1 produces the protein MLLLLDAYSLLLSLFHYLFSPLLPKFESFKWASHQIRVFNHLLAYTSTMDLKNEGKAREFEERALDKLGDSNNTSNTESGVLLRADMIDFKTWDVQLEKHLNRAWPRNTEARTKPEDWEIDLAKLDIKNAIAHGTYGTVYRGVYDAQDVAVKVLEWGEDGMTTAEESDALQTSFRQEVAVWHKLDHPNVTKFVGASIGTANLKLPSEGALAASFNSLPSSACCVVVEYIPGGTLKKLLIKNSKKKLGFKIVVQLALDLARGLSYLHSMKIVHRDVKAENMLLDANRTLKIADFGVARVEAQNPRDMTGNTGTLGYMAPEVLDGKPYNRKCDVYSFGICLWEIYCCSTPYPNLSFAEVSAAVVQQNLRPEIPRCCPAPFANIMRRCWDAKPENRPEMDEVVRMLEAVDTSKGGGMIPDDEASGCFCFRPSRGP
- the LOC121767123 gene encoding serine/threonine-protein kinase STY13-like isoform X2 — protein: MPLLMGPMALFIEVFMMPKMLLVLEWGEDGMTTAEESDALQTSFRQEVAVWHKLDHPNVTKFVGASIGTANLKLPSEGALAASFNSLPSSACCVVVEYIPGGTLKKLLIKNSKKKLGFKIVVQLALDLARGLSYLHSMKIVHRDVKAENMLLDANRTLKIADFGVARVEAQNPRDMTGNTGTLGYMAPEVLDGKPYNRKCDVYSFGICLWEIYCCSTPYPNLSFAEVSAAVVQQNLRPEIPRCCPAPFANIMRRCWDAKPENRPEMDEVVRMLEAVDTSKGGGMIPDDEASGCFCFRPSRGP
- the LOC121767139 gene encoding homocysteine S-methyltransferase 2-like; translated protein: MPALPLAVSTSLLPPLHLQNPLHFRPDLISLCGAVRFFNNMGHADMMSDFLRQCGGVAVIDGGFATELERHGADLNDPLWSAKCLLTSPDLIRRVHLDYLEAGADIILTASYQATIQGFKNQGYSVEQGENMLRKSVELAREARDIYYTRCQEAPIKDSTGDKILKQHQILVAASVGSYGAHLADGSEYSGDYGDAMNLEFLKDFHRKRVKVLADAGPDLIAFETVPNRLEAQAFAMLLEEENINIPAWLSFNSKDGINVVSGDSITECVAAAESSNKVVAVGINCTPPRFIRDLVLSIKKVTSKPILIYPNSGESYDADIKQWVQHTGVSDKDFASYVNKWCEAGASLVGGCCRTTPHTIRSIYGTLSCKSADPSLVFEAPRLQPSEG